A single genomic interval of Lactococcus sp. S-13 harbors:
- the scpB gene encoding SMC-Scp complex subunit ScpB, translating into MNKTATCELLLFVSGEAGLTLPELAGLTELSKQACQQQIDYLKEKYQADEESALTIIKTAEKYRMATKEEFAGLLRAYAKTPLNQSLSKSALEVLAIIAYKQPLTRLEIDQLRGVNSSGVISTLRAFDLVEKVGELEAPGRPSLYATTEFFLDYIGINRLEELPEIDEAKFIAEKQILFNESEEDENK; encoded by the coding sequence GTGAATAAAACAGCAACTTGTGAACTTTTGCTTTTTGTATCTGGTGAAGCTGGATTGACATTGCCCGAATTAGCAGGGTTGACAGAATTATCAAAACAAGCTTGCCAGCAACAAATTGATTATTTAAAAGAAAAGTATCAAGCTGACGAAGAATCAGCTCTGACGATTATTAAAACTGCGGAGAAATACCGTATGGCAACTAAAGAAGAATTTGCTGGATTGCTCAGGGCTTATGCCAAAACGCCTCTTAATCAGTCCTTGTCAAAATCAGCACTTGAAGTTTTGGCAATTATTGCTTATAAGCAACCTTTGACTCGATTGGAGATTGATCAATTGCGTGGAGTAAACTCATCAGGAGTAATCTCGACTTTGCGTGCCTTTGACTTGGTGGAAAAGGTTGGCGAGCTTGAGGCGCCAGGGCGTCCAAGCTTGTATGCAACGACGGAATTTTTCTTAGATTATATTGGCATCAATCGTTTAGAAGAGTTGCCTGAGATTGATGAAGCAAAATTTATTGCTGAAAAGCAAATTTTATTTAATGAAAGTGAAGAAGATGAGAATAAATAA
- a CDS encoding metallophosphoesterase yields the protein MFVVMSDSHYDRNVVESIKKKYQASATAIFHCGDSELLSSDEIWNGITVVAGNCDYDNGYQDFILQEVEGKKVLITHGHLFYVGLGLDRYSYFAEEKGADIALFGHIHRPVAQKINGVLYLNPGSVAQPRGEYDVKMYATIEITDRQYKISYRNLQHEPISELQFIL from the coding sequence ATGTTTGTAGTCATGTCTGACTCCCACTATGATCGCAACGTGGTTGAGTCAATCAAAAAGAAGTATCAGGCAAGTGCCACAGCGATTTTTCACTGTGGTGACTCAGAGTTATTGAGTTCGGATGAAATCTGGAATGGAATTACAGTTGTTGCCGGCAATTGTGATTATGATAATGGTTATCAGGATTTCATTCTTCAAGAGGTTGAAGGTAAAAAGGTATTGATTACACATGGCCATCTTTTTTACGTTGGCTTGGGCTTGGATCGCTATTCGTATTTTGCAGAAGAAAAAGGTGCAGATATTGCCCTTTTTGGACACATTCATCGGCCAGTAGCTCAAAAAATTAATGGTGTTCTATACCTTAACCCAGGTTCAGTTGCACAGCCACGTGGTGAGTATGATGTGAAGATGTATGCTACTATTGAAATCACTGATCGTCAATACAAAATTTCTTATCGAAACCTCCAACATGAACCAATTTCTGAATTACAATTCATTTTATAA
- a CDS encoding segregation/condensation protein A: MIKEISIKINNFEGPLDLLLHLVSQYQMDVFEVPLVPVIEQYLAYIRKMKNLELEIAGEYMLMASQLMLIKSRRLLPTLTETFNDDTDQLEYDLLAQIDEYRKYKLLSQDLEELHQERSQFYSKAKTEIITDETKLLKDRSGLDLFLAFNKILEIQKQQFQDEHTTIEAEKYTIADKILELSRKFIKQKICKFSELFSPLASREELVTTFMALLELMKNQQISAVQGELFGEIILERKE; this comes from the coding sequence ATGATTAAAGAAATTAGTATAAAAATAAATAACTTTGAAGGGCCACTTGATTTGCTGCTACATCTAGTAAGTCAATATCAGATGGATGTTTTTGAAGTCCCTCTTGTGCCAGTGATTGAACAATATCTTGCATATATTCGGAAGATGAAAAATTTAGAGTTGGAAATTGCTGGGGAATATATGCTAATGGCAAGTCAGTTGATGTTAATTAAGTCGCGTAGACTGTTACCTACTTTGACTGAAACTTTTAACGATGATACTGATCAATTGGAATATGATTTATTAGCTCAAATTGATGAGTATCGAAAGTATAAGTTGCTTTCACAAGATTTAGAAGAACTTCACCAAGAGCGTAGCCAATTTTACTCTAAAGCTAAAACAGAAATTATTACTGATGAAACTAAATTACTTAAGGATAGGTCAGGACTTGATTTATTTTTGGCTTTTAACAAAATCTTGGAAATTCAAAAACAACAATTTCAGGATGAGCATACGACAATTGAAGCTGAGAAATATACGATTGCGGATAAGATCTTAGAATTGAGTCGGAAGTTTATAAAGCAAAAAATATGTAAATTCTCAGAATTGTTTTCTCCTTTAGCTAGTCGAGAAGAATTAGTTACGACTTTTATGGCACTTTTAGAATTAATGAAAAATCAACAGATTTCAGCAGTGCAAGGAGAGCTTTTTGGAGAAATTATTTTAGAAAGAAAAGAGTAG
- a CDS encoding pseudouridine synthase, with translation MRINKYLAHAGVASRRKSEELILSGKVSVNQTIMTNLGYQVSSGDVVEVNGVAVYNEEPVYYLLNKPRGYISSVSDEKGRQTVMDLMPQVKERIYPVGRLDWDTSGLLLLTNDGEFTNLMTHPRHGVEKVYISKVEGQANKENLRPLTLGVTIEGKKMSPARYEIIKQDKAKNHSVVSLTIHEGQNHQVKKMFATVGLPVQKLSRVQYGTLNLDGVPTGQYRRLSKKEVSQLINLAQEK, from the coding sequence ATGAGAATAAATAAATATTTGGCACACGCAGGTGTAGCCAGCAGACGTAAATCTGAGGAATTGATTTTGTCAGGAAAAGTTAGTGTGAACCAAACAATTATGACAAATCTTGGTTACCAAGTTTCTAGTGGGGATGTTGTTGAGGTAAATGGTGTAGCTGTTTACAATGAAGAGCCTGTTTATTATTTATTGAATAAACCACGCGGTTATATTTCTTCTGTTAGCGATGAAAAAGGACGTCAAACAGTGATGGATTTGATGCCGCAGGTTAAAGAACGAATTTATCCTGTTGGTCGGTTGGACTGGGATACGAGTGGCTTGCTTCTGCTAACAAATGATGGGGAATTTACTAATTTAATGACTCACCCACGTCACGGGGTTGAAAAAGTTTATATTTCAAAGGTTGAAGGGCAAGCAAATAAAGAAAATCTGCGTCCATTGACACTTGGAGTGACGATTGAAGGCAAGAAAATGAGCCCTGCTCGCTATGAAATTATCAAGCAAGATAAAGCGAAAAATCATTCAGTTGTCAGCCTGACTATTCATGAAGGGCAAAATCATCAGGTTAAAAAAATGTTCGCTACAGTTGGATTGCCCGTACAAAAACTGAGTCGTGTTCAATATGGAACATTGAATCTGGATGGTGTTCCTACGGGGCAATACCGTCGCCTAAGTAAAAAAGAAGTATCGCAATTGATTAATTTAGCTCAAGAAAAATAG
- the xerD gene encoding site-specific tyrosine recombinase XerD gives MKLPNEIEEYLASKNFSVNTRSNYYYDLTSLHQFFEDKPISEDTLALYKHQLSELSLSAQRRKISSANQYLLYLYQNNQLDRYFKLDQVPQKTIKQSQGYHPKLKEFPEFYGPLTCPGQFLALLILEFGLNFSEIQGLKWENFNWKFKYLTIEKSGIKRVLPIKEKFALRVKAINNADELFAKSRQFLYIELKKFTDYSSKEIREQYILHQVKAGKTIYELAGLLGLSTTATLEKYYR, from the coding sequence ATGAAATTACCAAATGAGATTGAGGAGTATTTAGCAAGTAAGAATTTTTCAGTAAACACTCGCTCAAATTACTATTACGACTTAACTTCTCTGCATCAATTTTTTGAAGATAAGCCAATTTCCGAAGATACATTAGCGCTCTATAAACATCAATTGAGTGAGCTTTCTCTATCTGCTCAACGCCGAAAAATTTCGAGTGCAAATCAATATTTGCTCTATTTGTATCAAAACAACCAGCTTGATCGCTATTTTAAATTGGATCAAGTTCCTCAAAAAACAATAAAACAGTCGCAAGGCTATCACCCAAAGCTTAAGGAATTTCCAGAATTTTACGGTCCGTTAACTTGTCCCGGTCAATTTTTAGCGTTATTGATTTTGGAGTTTGGATTAAATTTTTCAGAGATTCAAGGGTTGAAGTGGGAAAATTTCAACTGGAAATTTAAGTACCTCACTATTGAAAAATCAGGAATTAAACGCGTTTTACCGATTAAAGAAAAATTTGCTCTCCGAGTCAAAGCAATTAATAATGCGGATGAATTGTTTGCTAAATCAAGGCAGTTTCTTTATATAGAATTGAAAAAATTTACAGATTATTCATCGAAAGAGATTCGAGAACAATATATTTTACATCAAGTAAAAGCAGGAAAAACGATTTATGAACTAGCGGGTCTTTTGGGATTAAGTACCACAGCTACGTTGGAAAAATATTATAGATAG